The following coding sequences are from one Hippopotamus amphibius kiboko isolate mHipAmp2 chromosome 9, mHipAmp2.hap2, whole genome shotgun sequence window:
- the LOC130860949 gene encoding olfactory receptor 150-like, whose translation MTEGNHSTVTEFILAGLTKKPELQLPLLFVFLGIYVVTVVGNLGMITLIGLSSHLHTPMYYFLSSLSFIDLCHSTVITPKMLVNFMAEKNIISYTACITQLFFFLVFVISECHILAVMAYDCYVAICNPLLYNVTMSYQLCSCMVAGVYIMGLTGATAHTGCMLRVLFCKADIINHYFCDLFPLLELSCSSTYINEVVVLCFSAFNILNPTLAILGSYVFIIATILRIRSTEGRSKAFSTCSSHMSAVTVFFGSAAFMYLQPSSVSSMDHGKVSSVFYTVIVPMLNPLIYSLRNKEVKVALNKILEKKKFPVKKCILPWQKFIIS comes from the coding sequence ATGACAGAAGGAAATCATTCCACAGTGACTGAGTTTATCCTCGCTGGTCTGACAAAGAAACCAGAGCTACAGCTTCCCCTCCTGTTCGTCTTCCTGGGCATCTATGTGGTCACAGTGGTGGGGAACCTGGGCATGATCACACTGATTGGGCTCAGCTCTCACctgcacacccccatgtactatTTCCTCAGTAGCTTGTCCTTCATTGACCTCTGTCATTCCACTGTCATTACCCCCAAAATGCTGGTAAACTTCATGGCAGAGAAAAATATTATCTCCTACACAGCATGTATTACTCAGCTcttcttcttccttgtttttgttaTATCAGAATGTCATATATTGGCTGTAATGGCATACGATTGCTATGTTGCCATCTGTAACcccttgctttacaatgtcaccATGTCTTATCAGCTTTGTTCTTGCATGGTAGCTGGGGTGTATATCATGGGCTTGACTGGTGCCACAGCTCACACAGGCTGCATGCTAAGAGTGCTTTTTTGCAAGGCTGATATAATCAACCATTATTTCTGTGACCTTTTCCCACTCCTGGAGCTCTCCTGCTCCAGCACTTACATCAATGAGGTGGTAGTTTTGTGTTTCAGTGCATTTAATATCCTTAACCCCACCCTGGCCATCCTTGGCTCCTATGTCTTCATCATTGCCACCATCCTCCGCATCCGCTCCACGGAGGGCAGGTCCAAAGCCTTTAGCACCTGCAGCTCCCACATGTCAGCTGTCACTGTCTTCTTTGGCTCTGCAGCATTCATGTACCTGCAGCCATCCTCAGTCAGTTCCATGGACCATGGGAAAGTGTCTTCTGTGTTTTACACCGTTATTGTGCCCATGCTGAACCCTTTGATCTACAGCCTGAGGAATAAAGAGGTCAAAGTCGCCCTAAATAAGATCCTTGAAAAAAAGAAGTTTCCTGTGAAAAAGTGTATTTTGCCGTGgcaaaaatttataatttcctGA
- the LOC130861224 gene encoding putative olfactory receptor 8G2: MDTGNHSSVTEFILAGLTQQPHLQLPLFFLFLGIYVVTVLGNLGMVTLIGLSSHLHTPMYYFLSSLSFIDLCHSTVITPKMLVNFVTEKNIISYPECMTQLYFFIIFAIAECHMLAAMAYDRYIAICNPLLYNVIMSYRICFLLTVGVYTMAITGSTIHTGFMLRLYFCKTNVVNHYFCDLFPLLELSCSSIYINELFVLVLSTFNIFAPALAILASYIFILSSILQIHSSEGRSKAFSTCSSHISAVAVFFGSAAFMYLQPSSVSSMDQGKVSSVFYTCIVPMLNPLIYSL; encoded by the coding sequence ATGGACACTGGAAATCACTCCTCAGTGACTGAGTTCATCCTCGCTGGGCTAACACAACAGCCACACCTCCAGCtgccccttttcttcctcttcctgggcATCTATGTGGTCACGGTGCTGGGGAACCTGGGCATGGTCACACTGATTGGGCTCAGCTCTCACctgcacacccccatgtactatTTCCTCAGCAGCTTGTCCTTTATTGACCTCTGTCATTCCACTGTCATTACCCCCAAAATGCTGGTGAACTTTGTGACAGAGAAGAACATCATCTCCTACCCTGAATGCATGACTCAGCTCTATTTCTTCATCATTTTTGCTATTGCAGAGTGTCACATGTTGGCTGCAATGGCATATGACCGCTACATTGCCATCTGTAACCCCTTGCTTTACAACGTCATCATGTCTTATCGCATCTGCTTCCTCCTCACAGTGGGAGTTTATACTATGGCCATCACTGGATCCACAATCCATACAGGATTTATGTTGAGACTGTATTTCTGCAAGACCAATGTGGTTAACCATTACTTCTGTGATCTCTTTCCACTCTTGGAGTTATCTTGTTCTAGCATCTACATCaatgaattatttgttctagtcttGAGCACATTTAACATCTTTGCTCCTGCCTTAGCTATTCTTGCTTCCTACATCTTCATCCTCTCCAGCATCCTCCAAATCCACTCCTCTGAGGGCAGGTCGAAAGCCTTCAGCACCTGCAGTTCTCACATCTCAGCTGTTGCTGTTTTCTTTGGATCTGCAGCATTCATGTACCTGCAGCCATCATCTGTGAGCTCAATGGACCAAGGGAAAGTGTCTTCTGTGTTTTATACCTGCATTGTGCCGATGTTGAACCCCCTGATCTACAGCCTGTGA